The genomic region AACACCCTGCGCTACGGGCACCACACCGCCCACCAGCACGCGTGCGTGGAGAACTTCCTGCTGGCCGCGGCCGAGCACGGGCTCGGCAAGGCCGACCTGGTCTCCAACGTCAACTGGTTCATGAACGTCCCGGTCGAGGAGGACGGCACGCTCGGGATCGTCGACGGCCTCTCCGCTCCCGGGCTGTCGCTGTCCCTGCGGGCCGAGACCGACGTGCTCGTGCTGGTCTCCAACTGCCCCCAGATCAACAACCCGTGCAACGGCTTCGACCCCACCCCCGTCGAGATGGTCGTCACCGCGCCGGGCGGGGGAGACCGATGACCGGCGCCCCCACCCCCTCCTCCGCCACGTCCACACCCCCGACCGCGTCCGGTTCCCGTCCGGCCGGTCCGCTGGGCGGCCGCACGCTGCTCGTGGCCAACCGGGGCGAGATCGCCGTCCGCGTGCTGCGCACCGCCCGCCGCCTGGGCCTGCGCACCGTCGCCGTGCACTCCGAGGCCGACCGCGGCGCCCCGCACGTGCGCCTGGCCGACACCGCGGTCGCCCTGGGACCGACACCGGCCGCCGACAGCTACCTGCGCGGCGACCTGGTGCTCGAGGCGGCCCTGGAGGCCGGTGCCGACGCCGTGCACCCCGGCTACGGATTCCTGTCCGAGAACGCCGACTTCGCCCGTGCCTGCGAGGACGCCGGGATCGCCTTCGTCGGGCCCACACCCGCGCAGATCGACCTCTTCGGCGCCAAGCACACCGCCCGGGCGGCGGCCGAGGCGGCCGGAGTGCCGCTGCTCGCCGGGACGGGGCTGCTCGACGGGCCGGACCACGCACGCGCCGAGGCCGAGCGGATCGGCTACCCGGTCATGCTCAAGGCCACCGCGGGCGGTGGCGGGATCGGCATGCGCGCCTGCGCCGACGCCGCCGCCCTCACCGAGGCGTGGGACTCCGTCCGGCGCACCGCGGGGTCGGGGTTCGGCTCCACCGACGTCTTCCTCGAACGCATGGTCACCGGGGCGCGCCACGTCGAGGTGCAGGTGTTCGGGTTCGGCGACGGCCGCGTCCTGGCCCTCGGCGACCGCGACTGCACCCTCCAGCGCCGCAACCAGAAGGTCTGTGAGGAGGCGCCCGCCCCCGCGCTGCCGGACGCCGTCCGCGAGCGGATCACCGAGGCCGCGGTCGGCCTGGCCGCCTCCGTGTCCTACCGCTCCGTCGGCACCGTGGAGTACGTCTACGACGCCGCGCGCGAGGAGGCCGCGTTCCTGGAGGTCAACACCCGTCTGCAGGTGGAGCACGGGGTCACCGAGGCGGTGTACGGGGTCGACCTGGTCGAGTGGATGCTGCGGCTGGCCCTCGGCGGGGCCGACGACCTGCCGCGGGAGGCGCCGGAGCCGCGTGGGCACGCCGTCCAGGCGCGCGTGTACGCGGAGGACCCCGACGCCGGGGACCGGCCCAGCGCCGGTCGCCTCACGCACGTCTCCTTCCCCGACCACGCGCTCGGCGGCGACCCGGTGCCCGGAGCCCTCGGAGCCTCCGCCACACCGGGAGCGCACGGGACGCCTGGGGCGAGCGGGGTGGCCTCCGGGGCCGGGGAAGTGCCACAACCCGCGGGGACGCCGCTGCCGCGGGTGGACACGTGGGTGGAGACCGGAACCGAGGTCACCGCGGCCTACGATCCCCTCCTCGCCAAGGTGATCGAGCACGGCCCCGACCGGACCGCCGCCTGGGCCCGGCTGGGCGCGGCGCTCGACGGCACCCGGGTGCAGGGCGTGGCCACGAACCTGGGCGTCCTGCGCGCCGTGTGCGAGCACCCCGACGTGGCCGCCGCCGCGCACACCACCGCGACGCTGGCCGGGGTCACCGACCCCGCCCCGCGCGTGCGGGTGGTCACCGCCGGGACGCGCACCACCGTGCAGGAGTGGCCCGGCCGCACCGGCCTCTGGCACGTGGGCGTGCCCCCGTCGGGCCCCATGGACGCCCTGTCCTTCCGGCTGGGCAACGAGGCCCTGGGCAACCATGAGGGCGCCCCCGGGCTGGAGTGCGTCCTGGACGGCCCCGAACTCGTCTTCACCGCCGCGTGCCGGGTCTGCGTCACCGGGGCGCCGGCGGCGGTCGCCGTCGACGGAGCACCCGTGCCCCAGTGGCGCCCGGTCGAGGTACCCGCCGGCGGCACGCTGCGGGTGGGCTCCGCCGACGGGGCGGGACTGCGCGTCTACGTCCTGTTCGAGGGCGGGCTCGACGTGGCCCCGGTCCTGGGCAGCGCCGCGACCTTCGACCTCGGCGGTTTCGGCGGGTACACCGGAGGCCCCCTCCAGCCGGGCGACGTCCTGCGCCCCGCGCCGCCGACCACCGGGGCGGCGCGGCCCGCGTCGGCCGAGGTCCCGCCCGAGCGGCGCCCCGTCATCGGGCACGCGTGGCACGTCGGGGTCCTGGAGGGCCCGCACGCCGCGCCGGAGTTCCTGACCGAGCAGGACGTCGCCGACTTCTACGCGGCGGAGTTCACCGTGCACTTCAACTCCTCGCGCACCGGCGTACGGCTGACCGGTCCCAAGCCCCGCTGGGCCCGCCCCGACGGCGGCGAGGCCGGCCTGCACCCCTCCAACATCCACGACACCGCCTACACGGTCGGCGCCGTCGACTACACCGGCGACCTGCCCATCCTCCTGGGGCCGGACGGCCCGAGCCTGGGCGGGTTCGTCTGCCCGGCCACGGTCGCCACCGGCGAGCGGTGGAAGCTGGGCCAGCTCCGCCCCGGCGACACCGTCCGCTTCGTCCCGATCTCCGAGACCGCCGCCGAGGCCGTGCGGGCGCGTCCGGCGGCGGTCCCGCTCCCCGACCGCGCCGCGCTCTCCGACGGCGGCGTGCTCGCCCGCGCCGAGGCCACCGACACCCGGCCGGAGGTGACCTACCGGCGCGGCGGCGACGACAACCTGCTGGTCGAGTACGGCCCGATGCGGCTCGACCTGGGTCTGCGCATGCGCGTGCACGCCCTGGCCGAGCAGATCGCCCTGGAACGTCCCGCCGGGATCGTGGACGTCACCCCCGGCATCCGGTCGCTGCAGATCCACACCGACCCCGACGTCCTCCCGGTCTCCCGGCTGCTCGGCCTGGTCCGCGAGGCCGAGGAGCGCATCGCCCCCACCAGTGACCTCACGGTCCCCAGCCGTACCGTCCACCTGCCGCTGTCCTGGGACGACCCGGCCACGAGGGAGGCCATCGAGCGCTACATGTCGGGGGTGCGCGACGACGCGCCCTGGTGCCCTTGGAACATCGAGTTCATCCGCCGCGTCAACGGCCTGGACAGCGTGGACGACGTGTACCGCACGGTCTTCGACGCCGAGTACCTCGTGCTGGGCCTGGGCGACGTCTACCTGGGGGCGCCCGTGGCCACGCCGCTCGACCCCCGCCACCGGCTGGTCACCACGAAGTACAACCCGGCCCGCACCTGGACCCCGCAGAACGCCGTGGGCATCGGCGGCGCCTACCTGTGCGTGTACGGGATGGAGGGGCCGGGCGGTTACCAGTTCGTGGGCCGGACCGTGCAGGTGTGGTCCACCTGGCGCCAGGACGGGCCGTTCGATCCGGGCTCCCCGTCGCTGCTGCGCTTCTTCGACCGGATCAGCTGGTATCCCGTCGAGGCCGACGAACTGCTGGAGATGCGCGCCGAGATGGCCGCCGGACGCCTGGACCTGGCGATCGAGGACGGCGAGTTCTCCCTGGGCGAGCACGAGCGCTTCCTCGCCGACAACGCCGCCGGCATCGAGGCCTTCGCCGCCCGCCAGGGCGCCGCGTTCGCGGCCGAGCGCGCCGCGTGGGAGGCGGCGGGGGAGTTCGACCCGCGCCCCGAGCCGGAGCCGGCCCCCGTGCGGGCGCGCGTCACCGCGCCGGCGGGCGGCCACGTGGTGGAGTCGCCGCTCACGGCGACCGTGTGGCGGGTGGGCGCCGCCCCCGGGGACACCGTGGCCGCGGATCAGGAGCTGGTCTCGTTGGAGGCGATGAAGACGGAGGTGCCGATGCGGGCGCGCGAGGCGGGCGAGATCGTCGAGGTCCTCGTGAAACCCGGCGACCAGGTGGCCCCCGGTGACGCCCTCGCGGTGGTCGGTCCGCCGCGCTGACCGGAGCGCCCCTCGCACGGTTGCGGGAACTTTGCCGTGCGGGGGGCCTGTCTTGTCGCACCCCCGGGACAGACTCTGTGGTGGTGTGCATCACATTCGACCGAGGGGACCGTCATGATCACCACCGACTTCGTTCCGGGCTCACCCTGTTGGATCGAGCTCAGTGCGTCCGACCTCCAGAAGTCGCTGGACTTCTACCGCGGCCTCTTCGGCTGGGAGGCCGAGTCGGCCGGGCCCGACACCGGCGGCTACATGATGCTCAGGTCCGACGGCAGGGCCGTGGGCGGCGCGGGGCCGCTCATGGAGGAGGGGCAGTCGCCGTCGTGGACGATCTACTACAAGACCGATGACGCCGAGGCCACGGCCGCGGCCGTGACCAGGCTCGGCGGCACCGTCCACGTCGACGCGATGGACGTCATGGGCCTGGGCATCATGTCGCACTTCGGCGACCCCCAGGGCACGGAGTTCGCCACCTGGCAGCCGTTGTCCTTCCCGGGCATGGAGGTCGCCGACGAGCCCAACAGCCTGATGTGGGTGGAGCTGTGGGCCCCCGACGGCGAGGGCGCCAAGAGGTTCTACGGTGACCTCTTCGGGTGGAGCTACACGTCCTTCCCGCTCCCGGAAGGGGCCGGCGCCTACGAGATGATCACCCCCGAGGGCCAGCCGGAGGAGCGCATGCACGGCGGCATGATGGGAGCCGACGAGCAGATGCTGGCACCGCTCGGAGGCAAGGGTGACTGGCACCCGGTGTTCCACGTCGAGGACCCCGACACGGTCACGGCCAAGGTCGCCGAGAGCGGAGGACAGGTGTTCATGGGGCCCGAGGACGCGGAGGGCGTCGGGCGCCTGTCCACCTGCGCCGACCCCGACGGCAACGTGTTCGTGCTGCTCAAGCCGTCCGAGATGTGAGCGGTGGGGCACTCCAGCCGCCGAGGGAGGAGGGCCCCGGGACGTCCGGCGGGCCGCGGGCCGACCGGCGGGGCCGCCCGCCGACACCGCCGCCCGGGCCGCCCGACGGCGTCCGCCGCTACTGGCGGGACACCGCTGAGGCCCCGCCGCGCAGCACGTACTTCTGGATCTTGCCCGTGGCGGTCTTGGGCAGCTGTGCCACGAACTCCACCTGGGTGGGCGCCTTGAAGTGCGCCATGTTCTCGCGCGCGAACGCGATCAGGTCCTGCTCGGTGGCCGCGGCCCCGTCCCTGAGCACCACGGACGCGCGCGGCGTCTCGCCCCAGCGCTCGTGCGGTACGCCGACCACCGCCGCCTCCAGTACGGCCGGGTGCCGCAGCAGGACCCCCTCCACCTCCACCGACGAGATGTTCTCCCCGCCGGAGATGATGACGTCCTTGATCCGGTCCTGGATCTCCACGTAGCCGTCGGGGTGCGTGACGGCGGCGTCCCCGGTGTGGAACCAGCCGTCCCGCATGACCTGCTCGGTGGCCTCGGGGTCGTTGTAGTACCCCCGCATGACGACGTTACCGCGGACGGTGATCTCGCCGACCGTCGTGCCGTCCCAGGGGACCTCCGCGCCGGACCCGTCGACCACCCGCAGTTCGCCGGAGGTGATGAGCTCGACGCCCTGGCGGGCCTTGACGGCGGCCCGCTCACGCGTGCCCAGGGCGGCGTGCTCGGGCCGGGGCTCGCACACGGTGATGAACGGGGCGGTCTCGGTCAGGCCGTAGACCTGCGTGACCGTCCACCCCAGGCCGTCCTCGAGGCGTTCGATGGTGTCGGCCGCCGGTGAGGCGCCCGCCGTCACCACGTTGACGCCCGGCGGGACGTCGCCGCGCACGTCCTTCGGGGTGTTCGAGAGCATGATGAGGACGGTGGGGGCCGCGCACATCCAGGTGACGCCCTCGGAGCGCACCAGTTCGTACACGGTGGCAGGGTCCATGGCCGGCAGGCACACGTGGGTGGCGCCCGCCGCGGTCACCGTCCAGGTGTAGGTCCAGCCGTTCGCGTGGAACATCGGCAGGGTCCACAGGTACCGCTCGCCGACCTCGATCCGCAGGTGGGTGAGGACGCCGACGGTGTTCATGTACGCGTTGCGGTGGGTGATCATCACGCCCTTGGGGCGTGCGGTCGTCCCGGACGTGTAGTTGATGGTCAGCAACTGGTTCTCGTCGATCTCCGGGCGCGGGAAGTCGCGCGCGGCGCCGGCGAGCAGGGCCTCGTAGTCCTCCCAGCCCGGGCGCGCCCCCTCCAGGGCGACGAACCGCTCCACGCCCGGCATGCGGTCGCGCACCCCGTCGACGGTGTCGATCTGGTCGGCGTGCACGCACAGGACCTTCGCGCCGGAGTGGTTGACGATGTAGACGAAGTCGTCGGCGGCCAGGCGGAAGTTGACCGGGACCAGGACGGCGCCCAGCTGCGGTACCGCGTAGAAGGACTCCAGCTGGGCGTGCGTGTTGGGGGCGATGTAGGCGACGCGGTCGCCGGGGGCCACGCCCATGCCCGCCAGGACCGAGGACCAGCGGTCACAGCGGTCGAAGAACTCCTCGTAGGTCAGGCGGAGCCCCCGGTCGACCACCGCCTCGCGGTCGCGGTACAGGCGGCGCGCGCGTCGGGCGAAGTCCAGGGGGGTGAGTGCGAGTTCCATCCGTCTTCTCTCTGCTTCGGCGGTGATTCAGAGGTCGAACAGCCGGGCCGCGTTGTCGTGGAGCACGCCGCGCAGCCAGTCGGGACCCAGGCCGAGGTCCTCCAGAGCCCGGATCTGGTCGAGGTAGGGGTAGGGGATGTTCGGGAAGTCGCTGCCCAGCAGGACGCGGTCGCCGAGCGAGCGCAGGCGCGGGAGCTCGGCGGTGGGGAACGGGGAGTGCCGCTCGGTGTAGGCGGTGAAGGCCATGGTGGTGTCCAGGTGGACCCGTTCGTGGCGTTCGGCGAGGTCGAGGAACTCGGTGTACTCCGGTGCCCCGGCGTGCGCGACGACCACGGCGAGCCGGGGGTGGGCGCGCAGGACCTCGGCGATCGGCCCGGGGCCGGTGAAGGGGCCGGGCAGGGGTCCGGAGGCGCAGTGGACCACTACGGGTGTACCGGACTCCGCCAGGGCGCCCCACACGTCGGCGAGCAGCGGGTCGCGGGGGTCGTACGCGCCGACCTGCAGGTGGGCCTTGAACACGCGTGCGCCCGAGCCGATCGCCGCGGCCACGTAGTCCTTGGCGTCGGGCTCGGGGTAGAAGGTGGCACTGCGCAGGCAGTCGGGGTGGTGGGCGGCGTAGTCGGCGGCCCAGTCGTTGAGCCAGCGGGCCATGCCCGGCCGGTGCGGGTAGGACAGGGCGGTGTGGTGCGTGACGCCGAAGCCGCGCAGCAGGGCCACGCGCTCGTCCTGGGTGCCCCGGTAGGTGATCGGCCAGACGCCCTCCCCGAGGGCGTCGAAGTAGGCCCAGACCTTGCGGAGGACGTTGGCCGGCATGAAGTGGGTGTGGACGTCGATGAGGCCCGGCAGCCCGAGCGAACGCCACGACGCGCGGACGGCGGCGGCTTCGTCGGGCTCGGGCGAGGATGAGGCCTGGGTCACAGGAGTCAGCCTAACCAGAACCGTGCTCGGCCCGGCGTGCCGGGCCGCCGGCCGGCCGGGCTCCGCGACCGGCCGGGCTCCGAGACCGGCCGGGGTCAGGCGCGGCGGCGGCCGTGGGCGTTGGTCGGCGTGATGCGGTCGTTGCGCAGGTGCTCGTAGACGATCGAGGCGCGCACGTCGGCGACCTCGGGGCGCTCGGTCAGTTTGTCGATGACGAACGCGTACAGGCTGTTGTTGTCCGGCAGGGCCACGTGGATGAGGAAGTCCTCGCTGCCCGAGGTGACGAAGACCGACAGCGTGTCCGGGAGCGAGCGGACCCAGTCGCGGAAGGCCTCGATGTTGTGCCGCGAGGGCTTGACGACGCTCACGGTGATGAGCGCCTGGACCGGGCGGCCGATGAGGTCCAGGTCCACGTCCAGCAGTGAGCCGCGAATCACACCCCTTTCTCGCAGCGCACGGGTCCGATCGAGGGTCGTGGTGGGCGACGCGCCCACCGCGGCGGCCACGTCGCGGTTGGTTTTTCGTGCGTCCGACTGGAGTTCGGCCAGGATCGCCGTATCAAGTTCGTCTAGATCAGCCATGTGCGCAGCATACCCGTATTAAATACGGAAAGTTGTCTGTAAGCCCGGAGTCTGGTTAACCTTTAATCGAAAAGGTCGTATTTGGCTCGCCCGGGAGAAGATCCTTCCGCGGCAGGCAGTGTCGCCCGCCGACGGCCACGCTCCGATGCGACGACGCATCACCGCAGACCCAAGGGACGTCCGTCGCCGTTATGAGACCTTCCTCCCTCCTGGCCCGCCCCGACCGACCGTCGGCACGGCCGGACACCGCGGCTCCCACCGGAGCCCCCGTACTGAGGGGCCGCCTCCTCGCCCTGGCGGCCATCACCTGCGCGGCACTGAACCTGCGCCTGGTGGTGACCTCGCTCTCGCCCCTGCTGACCACGATCGGGGCGGAGTTCGGCTTCACCACCACCGTCGTGGGCGTCTTCGGTGCCCTGCCGCTGGTCGCCTTCGCGCTGTTCGGCCTGGCCACCCCCGCCGTCATGCGCAGACTGGGCGCCGAGGCCACCGCCGTGCTCAGCATGCTGCTGGCCGCCGTCGGACAGCTGGCCCGTGCCTTCGCCCCCGACACCGGCACCCTGCTGCTGCTCACCGCGGTCGCCCTGACCGGAGCGGCGCTGGGCAACGTCGTGGTGCCGCCGCTGATCAAGCAGTACTTCCCTGACCGGCTGGCCGCCCTGAGCACGGTGCAGATGGTCGCGATCCACCTGGGCGCCCTGTTCCCGCCGCTGGTCGCCGTCCCGCTGGCCGAGGCGGCCGGCTGGCGCGTCGCCCTCGGTGCCTGGTCGCTGCTCGCCCTGGCCGCCGCCGGGCTCTGGGCCGCCCAGTGGCGCCGCCCGGGCGGCACCGCCGCGCCGAGCGCGGTCGTGCCCGCCGGAGGCGAGCCGCCGCTGGCGCGCCCGGTCTGGCGGGTGGGCATGGCCTGGCGGATGGCGGTCCTCTTCGGGATGGTGACCTGGAACGTCTTCACGCTGTTCACGTGGCTGCCGACGCTGCTGGCCGACGCCGGCCACTCCGGGGCGTTCTCCGGTGGCATGGTGTCGCTCATGGTGGGGTCGAGCCTGATGTTCGGCCTGGTGGCGCCCACGATCACCGTGCGTGCCGCCAACACCTTCCCCATCGTCGCCTTCGGGATCGCGGGCTACGTCGTGGGCTACCTCGGGATCGCGCTCGCGCCCCAGTCCCTGGCCCCCCTGTGGTCGGTCTTCCTGGGGCTGGGCACCGGCCTGTTCGTGGTCATGATGACCATGATCAACGCCCGCAGCACCACGGCACGGGGCTCGGCGTCGCTGTCGGGCTTCGTCCAGGGCGCGGGCAGCGGCATCGCGTTGGGCGGACCGCTCCTGTTCGGCCTGCTCGGCGAGCTGACCGGCGGCTGGACCGCGTCCTACGTGCTGGTCGCCGGGGGATCGCTGGCGGTCGCCACGGTCGTCGCCTACGTGGAGCGCACGCCGTGGAGCATCGAGGCGGCCGCCGCCGGACACCGCCCGGAGTGAGCCCGCGGCCCGATCGGGGTCGACAGCGAGCCCGTCACCCGCCCGGTGTCCAGAATGAGCCCGTGGCCCGACCGGGGTCGCCAGTGAGTCCGTCACCCGTCCGGGGTCCGGAGTGAGTCCCTGACCCCGTCCGCGCGGGCCCGGGAACGCCGTCCGCGCGGGGCCGCGCGAGCCCGTCCGGGAGGGCCGTGCGGGCGGGCCCGCGGGGCCGGGCGTGGTGCCTGTCACGTCCGCGCGGAGGAGCGCGTGGTGGGAGACACGGGCGTGTCGGACACGCGTGACAAACGCTCGCTAATGCGGGCAATGCGCGCATAATGGCGACATGACTACGACGCCCCCGGACCGGCCCTCCGCCGGGGTCTCCGGGTCGGTCCCCTGACCCCCCACGGCCCACGAGGACGCCGCTGTCACACGGTTCCCACGGGCACACGACGACCAGTCCGGGCCGGAGCCGTGGTTCCCCAGTCGCCCGCGGGGACCCGAGGGGAACGATCACGATGACGTCGGAGCGGGAGCACTCGTCCCGGCCCCCCGGACGGGTGTCCCCGATGGGCGGTGCCGGGGAGTTCGTGCCCCTCATCCGCAACCGGGACTTCCAGGCCCTGTGGACCAGCCGCTTCTTCGCCGGGCTCGGCAAGGAGAGCGGCGAGGTCGCCTACCCCCTCCTGACCCTCCTCCTGGTGGGATCGGCCGCCCAGGCGGGCGTCATCGGCGCCTCACAGGTCGCCACCGCCATGGTCGCGGCGGTGGTCGGCGGCTCCCTCGCCGACCGGGTCAACCGCCGCGTGGTCCTGCTCTGCTGCGACGCCGGCCGGCTCCTCCTGCTCGCCGGCTTCGCCGCCCTCCTCCTGGCGGGCGAGGTCACCCCGACGGGGGTCGTGGCCGTCGCCGTGTGCTCGTCGGCGCTGACGGGGGTGTCCAACCCGGTCGCGATGGCCGCCATCAAGCAGCTGGTACCGGCCTCCCAGGTGGCCGACGCGGCCGCGCAGAACCAGATCCGCTTCTTCACCACCACCGCGCTCGGCGCGCCCCTGGCCGGGTTCCTGTTCAGCCTCGGCCGCGCGTTCCCCTTCGCCGCCGAGGCCCTCACCTACCTGGTCTCCGCCGGACTCGTGCTGTGCATCCGCCGCCCCATGCAGGCGCTCACCCGCGAGCCCCGCGAGCGGTGGACCCTGCGCGGCGCCGTCGGCGGGTTCGTGGTCCTGGCCAAGCACCCCATCCTGCGTCCGATGATGCTGTGGATCGTGGTGTTCAACGTGGCCTTCACCCACACCGGAGCGTTCCTCGCCATCATCGCCACCGCCAACGAGCAGGGGGCCACCAACGTCGAGATCGGCCTGACGGTGTCCGTGGCCGGGGCCGGCGGGCTCCTGGGGTCCCTGGCCGCCGGGGCGGTGGTGCGCTGGGTGCGTCCGACGACCACCTTCCTCGCGGCGGCCTGGTCCGCCCCGGTCTGCGGTCTCGCGCTGGCCGTGGCCCCGAACGTGCTCTCCCTCGGGGTCATCGTCGGCTGCGTGTTCGCGACCGTGCCGTGCGTCAACGCGGTCTTCTACGGCTACGTCGCCGCGTCGGTCACCGACGGCTACCAGGGGCGGGTGCTCGGCGCCGTCATGTTCATGTCCCTGGTCTCCCAACCGGTGGGCATCCTCGGGATCGGGCTCGTCTTCGACCACGCCGGACCCACCTGGGTGTTCCTCATGATGGCGCTGGTCTCCGGCCTCGCCGCCCTGTTCAGCCTCTCTCCGGTCATGCGCGACCTGCCCCGCCCGGAGGACGTGTCCGTCGCGTGACGCGCGGACCCCGGGACCGGACGTCGGCTCAGGGACGGTCCGGCCCCGGGGAGTCGGGGCGGCGGGGCGGGGTCAGCTCTCCAGGGGCATGGCCATCAGCGGGTCGGAGGTGGGCCGCTCGGAGCCGCCCTCCGGTTCGAGGGTGACCGCCACGCCGCTGTCCCGCCCCTCGGCGACCCCGGCCAGCAGCGGTTCCGCGACGCCGGACGCGTCGATCGAGAGGACTCCGGCCGAGGTGACGGATCCGTCGTCCCGGGTCAGCCACAGCTGGTAGTCCTCGTCCTCCGGGTCGGCCAACCCGTTCGAGCTGAACACCAGGCGGCCCTCGCTCTCGGAGTAGACCAGCGACACGGTGACGCCCTCCATCGGCTCCGCCGTGGTGTACGCGGCGTCCGGTGCGGAGAGCACGGCCGCGATCCGCTGTTCGTTCTCGCGCAGCTCCCGCACCTGGCGGACCTGGTCGGCGGCCACGGCGCCCAGGGCGACCACGACCGCGAGGCAGGCCGCCAGGACCAGGCCGAAGCCCCATCCCCACCGGCGGCGGGGCTCGGGCAGGCGTTCGGGCGCCGGAGCGAGCTGCCGCGTCCGGGCCACATCGGCCAGGACCCGCTCGCGCAGACCCTCCGGCGGCGTGCGGGCCGTGGCCGCGGCGAGCCGCGCCGCGGTCTCGGAGAACCCGCGGACCTCCTGCCGGCAGGAGTCGCATCCCGCCAGGTGGTCCTCGAACCGCACCGCTTCGGACGGTGCCAGGGAGTGCAGGGCGTACGCGCCCGCCAGCGTGTGCTGGTCCTGGCTCAGCGGCCTTCTCACCACTCCACCCCCAAACAGTCCCGGAGCCTGATCAGCCCGTCGCGCATCCGCGTCTTGATCGTCCCCAACGGGGTGGACAGCAGGCGGGCGACCTCACGGTAGGTGTACCCGCCGTAGTAGGCGAGCCGGACCGACTCGCACTGCAGCTCGGTG from Nocardiopsis aegyptia harbors:
- a CDS encoding MFS transporter, with translation MTSEREHSSRPPGRVSPMGGAGEFVPLIRNRDFQALWTSRFFAGLGKESGEVAYPLLTLLLVGSAAQAGVIGASQVATAMVAAVVGGSLADRVNRRVVLLCCDAGRLLLLAGFAALLLAGEVTPTGVVAVAVCSSALTGVSNPVAMAAIKQLVPASQVADAAAQNQIRFFTTTALGAPLAGFLFSLGRAFPFAAEALTYLVSAGLVLCIRRPMQALTREPRERWTLRGAVGGFVVLAKHPILRPMMLWIVVFNVAFTHTGAFLAIIATANEQGATNVEIGLTVSVAGAGGLLGSLAAGAVVRWVRPTTTFLAAAWSAPVCGLALAVAPNVLSLGVIVGCVFATVPCVNAVFYGYVAASVTDGYQGRVLGAVMFMSLVSQPVGILGIGLVFDHAGPTWVFLMMALVSGLAALFSLSPVMRDLPRPEDVSVA
- a CDS encoding anti-sigma factor encodes the protein MRRPLSQDQHTLAGAYALHSLAPSEAVRFEDHLAGCDSCRQEVRGFSETAARLAAATARTPPEGLRERVLADVARTRQLAPAPERLPEPRRRWGWGFGLVLAACLAVVVALGAVAADQVRQVRELRENEQRIAAVLSAPDAAYTTAEPMEGVTVSLVYSESEGRLVFSSNGLADPEDEDYQLWLTRDDGSVTSAGVLSIDASGVAEPLLAGVAEGRDSGVAVTLEPEGGSERPTSDPLMAMPLES